From the genome of Staphylococcus haemolyticus, one region includes:
- a CDS encoding HAD family hydrolase, which yields MKWILFDKDGTLIEFDKSWEKIGIRLVDSLLDEYPVADKEVAHRQLGVLDNAIVPDSVMGSGSLDEMIKAFNNVVGKDVSTWTRNTSQELVDTRVPENNWIDGVYDMIQSLKKDGYKIGIVTSDSRKGVLQFLEDTNSKDAFDLVISTESHAAEKPNPAVLNPLFDSYDVEPEDVVIVGDTNNDMKTKVNAELGLAIGVLTGIAKKEELVDADVIIDTAVSVPEVLKQYIENK from the coding sequence ATGAAATGGATATTATTTGATAAAGACGGGACTTTAATAGAATTTGATAAGAGTTGGGAGAAAATTGGTATAAGATTAGTGGATAGTCTTTTAGATGAATACCCAGTAGCTGATAAAGAAGTTGCACATCGACAATTAGGTGTTCTTGATAATGCCATCGTTCCTGATTCTGTAATGGGGTCAGGGTCACTAGATGAAATGATTAAAGCTTTTAATAACGTTGTTGGTAAAGATGTCTCAACTTGGACACGTAATACGAGCCAGGAGCTTGTTGATACACGTGTGCCAGAGAACAACTGGATTGATGGTGTGTATGATATGATTCAATCTTTAAAAAAAGACGGCTATAAAATTGGAATTGTTACAAGTGATTCACGAAAAGGGGTATTGCAATTTCTTGAAGATACCAATTCTAAAGACGCTTTCGACTTAGTTATCTCTACAGAATCACATGCAGCGGAAAAGCCAAATCCAGCAGTATTAAATCCACTGTTTGATTCTTATGATGTCGAACCTGAAGATGTAGTTATAGTAGGAGACACTAATAACGACATGAAAACAAAGGTTAATGCTGAATTAGGTTTAGCAATTGGTGTACTTACTGGTATAGCTAAAAAAGAAGAGTTAGTAGATGCTGATGTGATAATAGATACAGCTGTGAGTGTGCCCGAAGTCTTAAAACAATATATTGAAAACAAATAA
- a CDS encoding GNAT family N-acetyltransferase, whose translation MEFKLITYFDESYIDSIYETYQSVGWLKHDKDKIRKIFENSTHVVFAIYDNKVIGFARALSDGVFNAAIYDLVVNKDFQNNQIGMYMLKHIIKEIGSLSCIHLISTIDNLEFYQKAGFKKLKTGMVIYQGKRLLDTYTE comes from the coding sequence ATGGAATTTAAACTAATTACTTATTTCGATGAAAGCTACATTGATTCAATTTACGAAACATATCAATCAGTTGGTTGGTTAAAACATGATAAAGATAAGATACGAAAAATTTTTGAGAATAGTACACATGTAGTCTTTGCAATTTATGATAATAAAGTCATTGGTTTTGCTAGAGCATTATCAGATGGTGTATTCAATGCAGCTATTTATGACTTAGTTGTTAATAAAGATTTTCAAAATAATCAAATTGGTATGTATATGCTTAAACACATTATTAAAGAAATAGGGTCACTTTCATGTATCCATTTAATCTCAACTATCGATAATTTAGAATTTTATCAAAAGGCTGGATTTAAAAAATTGAAAACTGGTATGGTTATATATCAAGGTAAACGCCTACTAGATACATATACTGAATAA
- a CDS encoding Fic family protein has protein sequence MIENDDVEINSITDIRNILDLIVPSEILEKDLPDGNLFRKNSIGVYDNAKSKWIHRNEFNEPEIFEYLTIFLSFIKHYEAPDIYKILASHYMFEYIHPFYDGNGRVGRYILAKLLNDNLDSFTALTFSYVVNHNKNKYYKAFQEASDYFNKGEITNFIDDMMQLLIEGQNNIIETFENNTEIIKRLAQALDQQGLNKYDSDVLFILLQDKIFGSKYSRITIKGVKDIAGYSRNKVNEVIKKYESKLIQLKSNPVVYEVKDSYVQELLSMQNNTN, from the coding sequence ATGATTGAAAATGATGATGTTGAAATTAACTCAATTACAGATATACGTAATATCCTTGATTTAATTGTGCCTTCTGAAATTCTAGAAAAAGATTTACCAGATGGAAATTTGTTTAGAAAAAATTCTATTGGTGTATATGACAATGCTAAAAGTAAATGGATTCACAGAAATGAATTTAATGAACCAGAAATTTTTGAATATCTAACTATCTTTTTAAGTTTTATTAAACATTACGAAGCACCAGATATTTATAAAATTCTAGCTAGTCATTACATGTTTGAATACATTCATCCGTTTTATGATGGAAATGGAAGAGTAGGAAGATATATTTTAGCTAAATTGCTTAATGATAACTTGGATTCATTTACAGCACTCACTTTTTCATACGTCGTAAATCACAATAAAAATAAATATTATAAGGCATTTCAAGAAGCATCTGATTACTTTAATAAAGGTGAAATAACAAATTTCATTGATGATATGATGCAATTACTTATTGAAGGACAAAATAATATAATAGAAACGTTTGAAAATAATACAGAAATAATTAAAAGACTTGCACAGGCACTTGATCAACAAGGATTGAATAAATATGATTCAGATGTTCTCTTTATATTACTTCAAGATAAAATTTTTGGAAGTAAATATTCTAGAATTACTATTAAAGGAGTCAAAGATATCGCAGGATATTCAAGAAATAAAGTTAATGAAGTAATAAAAAAATATGAAAGCAAATTAATACAGTTAAAAAGTAATCCTGTTGTTTACGAGGTGAAGGATAGTTACGTACAAGAATTGCTTTCTATGCAAAACAATACAAATTGA
- a CDS encoding GNAT family N-acetyltransferase, translating into MFEKLDSIEDAPFDLLLLADPSMKLILEYLQSGECFIYKDGSVILGCYVLKEINIDKVELVNIAVSENKQSHGIGKKLLLHLFDYAKQKGYKEIIVGTGNSSIDQIAFYQKAGFRMIGVEIGFFERNYNDKIYENGILCRDKIWFLKKV; encoded by the coding sequence ATGTTTGAAAAATTGGACTCTATTGAAGATGCACCATTTGATTTACTGTTGTTGGCTGATCCGTCTATGAAATTAATTTTAGAATACCTTCAGAGTGGAGAATGCTTTATTTATAAAGATGGTTCAGTAATATTAGGTTGTTATGTGTTAAAAGAAATTAATATAGATAAGGTTGAATTAGTCAACATAGCTGTTAGTGAAAATAAACAAAGTCACGGTATTGGTAAAAAATTATTATTACATTTGTTTGATTATGCAAAACAAAAAGGATACAAAGAGATCATTGTGGGGACAGGCAATTCTAGTATTGATCAAATTGCTTTTTATCAAAAAGCAGGTTTCAGAATGATTGGAGTAGAAATTGGGTTCTTCGAAAGAAATTATAATGATAAAATATACGAAAATGGAATTTTATGTAGAGATAAGATTTGGTTTTTGAAAAAAGTGTGA
- a CDS encoding VOC family protein, whose product MDYYQMPMFNKILVSDIQKAAKWYEKTLGFNSVFKFRNDKNEVLMEHLRLEKYQDIMLISSDDFEVGNATYLNILVKDINNLEKHITSQFIVEQLEEKPWNAKEMTIKDLDGHLLTLSHSNITDKDFQKLMKKTSSNF is encoded by the coding sequence ATGGATTATTATCAAATGCCAATGTTTAATAAGATACTAGTCAGTGACATTCAAAAAGCAGCGAAGTGGTATGAAAAAACACTAGGATTTAACAGTGTATTTAAATTTAGAAATGATAAAAATGAGGTTTTAATGGAGCATCTGAGATTGGAGAAGTATCAAGATATCATGCTAATTTCTAGTGATGACTTTGAAGTTGGTAATGCAACATACTTGAATATTTTAGTTAAAGATATTAATAACTTAGAGAAACACATAACTTCACAATTTATTGTGGAACAACTTGAAGAAAAACCATGGAACGCTAAAGAAATGACTATAAAAGACTTAGACGGTCACTTATTAACACTTTCACATTCAAATATAACTGATAAAGATTTTCAAAAATTAATGAAAAAAACTTCAAGTAATTTCTAA
- a CDS encoding IS1182 family transposase, which yields MYKNYNMTQLTLPMETSVLIPTNDISRHVNDIVETIPDNEFDEFRHHRGATSYHPKMMLKVILYAYTQSVFSGRKIEKMLNDSIRMMWLSQNQKPSYKTINRFRVNPKVDALLESLFIQFYSQCVKQNLIDDKAIFIDGTKIEANANRYTFVWKKSIQNHESKMNEDSKALYHELVTNKIIPEIKEDHDNELTKEEIDLIGSHLDKEIEDLNQHINNEKCTKTRKQIRLKRTKIKKYKKQINDYFERKYRYEFQKSILKDRNSYSKTDHDATFMRMKEDHMKNGQLKPGYNLQIATNSQFVLSYNVYQNPTDTRTMIPFLNSIQETYGHLPEYIVADAGYGSESNYKAIIDDFNRTPLITYGMFIKDKTKKYKSDIFNTQNWNYDEINDEFICPNNKRLGFKRYAYRHDKYGYKRDFKLYECDDCSECPLKNQCMNFNSKTNKKIMKNYNWEYFKSQINKKLSEPETKNIYSQRKIDVEPVFGFMKAILGFTRMSVRGLNKVKRELGFVLMALNIRKVVAQRVENNQKIYKKDNFYIISIEIVFFHLSKNFMSRTLFIYDISYCWLVF from the coding sequence ATGTATAAAAATTATAACATGACTCAACTTACTCTACCAATGGAAACTTCAGTTCTTATCCCCACAAATGATATTTCACGACATGTAAATGATATTGTTGAAACAATTCCTGACAATGAATTCGACGAATTCAGACATCACCGTGGTGCAACTTCGTACCATCCTAAAATGATGTTAAAAGTGATTCTATATGCCTACACACAATCTGTATTCTCAGGTCGTAAAATAGAAAAAATGCTTAATGATAGCATCCGAATGATGTGGCTATCACAAAATCAAAAACCTTCTTATAAAACAATTAATCGATTTAGAGTAAATCCAAAAGTAGATGCTTTATTAGAATCTTTATTTATTCAATTTTACAGTCAGTGTGTAAAACAAAATCTTATAGATGATAAAGCTATTTTTATTGATGGTACAAAAATTGAAGCAAATGCCAATCGATATACATTTGTATGGAAAAAGAGTATTCAAAACCATGAATCAAAGATGAATGAGGATTCTAAAGCCCTCTACCATGAATTGGTAACCAATAAAATCATACCGGAAATTAAAGAAGATCATGATAATGAATTAACAAAAGAAGAAATAGATTTGATTGGTAGTCACTTAGATAAAGAAATCGAAGATTTAAACCAACATATCAACAATGAAAAATGTACTAAAACAAGAAAACAAATACGTCTCAAAAGAACTAAAATCAAAAAATACAAAAAGCAAATCAATGATTATTTTGAGCGAAAGTATCGATACGAATTTCAAAAATCTATTTTAAAGGATAGAAATAGTTATTCTAAGACAGATCATGATGCGACATTTATGAGAATGAAAGAAGATCACATGAAAAATGGACAACTTAAGCCAGGGTATAATTTACAAATAGCGACAAATTCCCAATTTGTTTTATCTTATAATGTGTATCAAAATCCAACGGATACTAGAACGATGATTCCATTTTTAAATTCAATTCAAGAGACCTACGGTCATTTACCTGAATATATTGTAGCTGATGCAGGTTATGGTAGTGAATCAAATTATAAGGCAATTATAGATGACTTTAATCGAACGCCACTCATAACATATGGAATGTTTATAAAAGATAAAACTAAAAAATATAAAAGTGACATCTTTAATACTCAAAATTGGAACTATGACGAAATTAATGACGAATTCATTTGTCCGAATAATAAACGGCTAGGTTTTAAAAGATATGCCTATCGTCATGATAAGTATGGTTATAAGCGAGACTTCAAATTATATGAATGTGATGATTGTTCAGAATGTCCTCTGAAAAATCAATGTATGAACTTCAATTCAAAAACAAACAAAAAAATAATGAAGAATTATAACTGGGAATATTTTAAATCCCAAATTAACAAAAAGCTTTCAGAACCAGAAACAAAAAATATCTACAGTCAAAGAAAAATTGATGTGGAACCTGTTTTTGGATTTATGAAGGCTATTTTGGGTTTCACTCGGATGTCTGTCCGAGGACTCAATAAAGTCAAAAGAGAACTTGGTTTTGTATTAATGGCACTTAATATAAGAAAAGTAGTAGCTCAACGAGTTGAAAATAATCAAAAAATTTATAAAAAAGACAATTTCTATATTATTTCAATAGAAATTGTCTTTTTTCACTTATCCAAGAACTTTATGTCCCGGACTCTATTTATTTACGATATTTCGTATTGTTGGCTCGTTTTTTAG
- a CDS encoding branched-chain amino acid aminotransferase, translating into MSEKVKFEQRDSLKEKPEGNLGFGQYFTDYMLSFDYDVDKGWHDLKIIPYAPFEVSPAAQGLHYGQAVFEGLKAYKHEGEVVLFRPDQNFKRINDSLARLEMPKVDEELLLEGLKQLVDVERDWVPEGEGQSLYIRPFVFATEGILGVRASHQYKLLIILSPSGAYYGGDTLKTTKIYVEDEYVRAVRGGVGFAKVAGNYAASLLAQTNANNLGYDQVLWLDGVEQKYVEEVGSMNIFFVENGKLVTPALNGSILPGITRKSIIELAKELGYEVEERKVSIEELFEAYDKGELTEVFGSGTAAVISPVGTLKYEDREIVINNNEPGEITKKLYDIYTGIQSGKLEDTHGWRVVVPEYK; encoded by the coding sequence ATGTCAGAAAAAGTTAAATTTGAACAACGCGACTCGCTTAAAGAAAAACCAGAAGGTAATTTAGGATTCGGTCAATACTTTACAGATTATATGTTAAGTTTTGATTATGATGTAGATAAAGGTTGGCATGATTTAAAAATTATTCCTTACGCACCATTCGAAGTTTCACCAGCTGCACAAGGTCTTCACTATGGACAAGCGGTATTTGAAGGTTTAAAAGCATATAAACATGAAGGAGAAGTTGTATTATTTAGACCAGATCAAAACTTCAAACGTATTAATGATTCATTAGCACGTTTAGAGATGCCTAAAGTAGATGAGGAATTATTACTAGAAGGTTTAAAACAATTAGTAGACGTTGAACGTGATTGGGTACCTGAGGGAGAAGGACAATCATTATATATCCGTCCATTTGTATTTGCGACTGAAGGCATTTTAGGAGTAAGAGCATCTCATCAATACAAATTATTAATCATTTTATCTCCATCAGGCGCATATTATGGCGGAGACACATTAAAAACAACTAAAATTTACGTTGAAGATGAATATGTTCGTGCCGTACGTGGTGGTGTAGGATTCGCTAAAGTAGCAGGTAACTATGCAGCAAGTTTATTAGCACAAACAAATGCTAATAATTTAGGCTATGATCAAGTATTATGGTTAGACGGTGTAGAACAAAAATATGTTGAAGAAGTTGGTAGTATGAACATCTTCTTCGTTGAAAATGGTAAATTAGTTACACCTGCTTTAAATGGAAGTATCTTACCAGGTATTACACGTAAATCAATCATTGAATTAGCTAAAGAGTTAGGCTATGAGGTTGAAGAACGTAAAGTGTCAATCGAGGAATTATTCGAAGCTTACGACAAAGGTGAATTGACTGAAGTATTCGGTTCAGGTACAGCAGCAGTTATTTCTCCAGTCGGTACATTAAAGTATGAAGATAGAGAAATCGTTATTAACAATAACGAGCCAGGAGAAATTACTAAAAAATTATACGACATATATACTGGCATCCAAAGTGGTAAATTAGAAGATACGCATGGTTGGCGAGTCGTAGTTCCAGAATATAAATAA